The Corynebacterium atypicum genome contains the following window.
GCGGTTTGGACAGCCACCTTTCTTATCGGATCGGGCTGCGCACCTTCTCCGCCGCCGAGTCCCGGCAGGTCCTTGGGGTGACAGACGCCCACGAGCTGCCCCAGAAGCCCGGAGCGGGGTTTCTTAAATCCGGGCCCGGGACGCCGGTAGGTTTTCAGGCTGCCTACGTCTCCGGACCGGTACGCGACGGATTCGACCACGCCGCCGAGGCGAAAGCCAGCGCGCGCGGTGTGAGGTTCTTCAACGGCTGGCACGAGGAGGCTGCCCTCGGCGATTCGAGAGCCGACACGGCCGGCGCGGAGACCAACGCGGGTACTGGCGACGCCTCGGCTGGCCCTCCTGCCGCCGTGCCGACGGTGGTCGAGGCGATCACCACGGCCGCGCGGCAGGAAGCCGCCCATCGCGGGATGAAGGCACGCCAGATCTGGCTGCCGCCCCTGCCCCGACAGACGCAGCTGGCTGGCGTGGCTACGGCGCGCGGCTTTCTTGCGGCAGGCTGCGGGCTGATCGACCGCCCCTATGAGGGGCGCCAGGACCCGCTGGTCATCGACTTTTCGAGCGGCGACGGCCACCTGGCGCTCGCCGGCGGGCCGAAAACCGGCAAGTCGACCGCGTTGCGCACGATGGTGACCTCGCTGGCCGCTACGCATACCACCAGCCAGGTGCGGTTCTACGTCATTGACTCCGGGCGCGAGCTGGCCAGCCTAGAACGGTTACCGCACGTCGCGGGGCGCGCCGGGCGCGGCGAGTCCGAGCGGGCAGGCCGGGTCCTCGACGAGGTACTCACGTTCATCGACGACCACCCCGGCGGCACTCCCGCGGTTCAGACGTTTTTGATTCTCGACGGCTGGCACAACCTCGCCGCTGACTTAGAAGACCGGCTTGATGACGTCGCGCGCATCGCCGCAGACGGGCCCGCGGCAGGGGTGCACGTGCTCATCTCGACGGCGCGGTGGACCGCGCTGCGGCCCGCGGTGCGTGATCTGATTTCGCGGCGCTTTGAGCTCAGGTTGGCCGAAACGCTCGACTCTCTGATTGGGCGCAAGGCCCCAGGAGAAACTCCCCGATCTCCCGGGAAGGGGCATCACGCCGGACAAAGAGCAGGTGCTGTGGGCGCAGGCGAGCAACCAAGATATCGCCCACGTGGTCACCGAGGCGGAAAAGCAGGGGCAGCAGCCGGTACCAAAGCTCAAGGAACTGCCGGCGCGGATCGAGCGCGGCCAGCTCGGCGAGCGATATTCTGCGGCAGCGGCGCCGGACGTGGGCGGCAGACTGTTATTGGGCGTTGGAGGGCGTCGGTTGGGGCCGGTGACCTGGAGCTTCTCCGAGCAGGCCCACCTGGTGATTGTGGGGGAACGGGCAAGCGGGAAGTCGACCACTGTGCGCACCGTTGCCGAGGGCATCGCCCAGCTGGGCCGCCACGCCGCAAGGATGGTGATGATCGATCCCCGACGTGCCCGCCTAGGAGCGGTGCCGGAGGAGATGCTGGCCACCTATGCGGCCACGACCGCCTCCGCACGCGAGGCGCTGTCCAGCACGGTGGTCACCTTGAGGCAACGATTGCCGGGGCCGGAGGTGACGCCAGCCCAACTTTCGGCTCGCGACTGGTGATCGGGTCCAGAGATCTTCGTGTTGGTTGATGACGCCGAGCTGGTGGCGGACCACGAGTTCGCTGCGCTCATGGAGCTGGTGCCGCACGCCCAGGACATCGGGATGCACCTGGTGGTGGCGCGAAAATCCGGCGGGTTTAGCCGGGCGAGCTTCCAGCCGCTGCTCGGCGGCCTGCGGGACCAAAATCCGTTAGCCGTTGTATTGTCCGCGGACCGGGAGGAAGGGGCGATCTTTGGGGTGAAGCCGCAGGCGGCCGCGCCGGGCCGGGCGGTAATCCCGGGAATAGGTCAGGTGCAGCTTGCCTTGCCTACTCAAAATGCCGGCGGCGCAGAAGGAGGAGACCGATGAGTTGGGTTTCTCGCACGCAAGCGGAAGAAAAACGGCACCCGAACAGCTCGGCGCTCGGCCGCATCCGCGAGGTTGCACCCGCCAGTCGAATCGAGGCCACCGGATGGGGGGATCGCCGAGAGGCGGCGAACGGTCCGGGCGAACCCAGGGTAGCGCGCGACGATGGCGGCGCGTCCGCATCCGCTCAGCTGGCGGGTCTTGCTCCCACGCTGCTTATAACTGCGACCGAGGCGGCGACGATCTTCCAGGCTGATGACGAGGTTTACCGCAACGACTTGCCGCTGAGCGGGATAACCCACGGTTGGGCTATCCCGGCGATCGTCGAGCAGGCTCGGCAGCTGTTCGCGGAGACGTGGCCAGAGATCGAGGTGGTGGTAGATGCGCCGGAGCCGGAGCTAGAAGCACTGATCCGGGCATTCGTGGTCAAAGGGGCTGCTGCTTACCCCGCCGATACGGTCCGCGAACAGCCACTGCCGGTGCCCGACGATCTCGGCGGCCCACAGCCGGGCTCCGGCACGGCGGCCGTCGGCCGGTTCGGTGTGTTTCACTTGGCCCTGGTGGTTGTCGTGCTGCTCATCGCAGGGTTGTCCTGGTGGGCGATCGCAGCCACTACGGCCGCGCCCGTAGGCCAAGAGAGCGCGCGGAGAGTACCCGGCGAGCGGGACGCCGCGGTGCGGAGTTCGACCCCCGCGCCCTCGGCGCCTGCTAACTCGGCGCCTGCGGAAGGGCCGGCCGAGCCGACGATGCTCCACGAGCTGGATACCGCACGCCTAGTCACGCCTGCCGGATACCGGGCTCGTTCCGACGACGGCGCCTGGGTGCTTGAAGGCCCGGACCCTGACTCCCGGATTCGGGTGGTTATCGAGCCCACCCACGGAGTGCCAAAGAACCTAGTCTTGGACGCGCTACGCGAGGGCATCGCGCATGATCCGCAGCTCGCCCCGGCCCCTGCGCCGGACTCAGCGCCGCAGGCGGTGAGTTACACAGAGCAGCCCGGAGATGGCTCGCAGACCACCTGGGCGTCCTGGGTGGACGCGGGATTTCTTATCAGTGTTGGGTGTCAGACGCGCACGAGCGCAACATATGCGCAGCGCGGCGCGTGCGCGTTGGTGTGGGAGTCAGTGAGTATTGAAGAGCAACGGGCTGGGTAGACGGGGCGCCGGGGCGAAAAGGGAACCGCTGGGCCAGCGCGTGCGTCGTAGAAAGTGTGCAGGTGCCACGAGCGGTAACAAATTCCGCGGCCTGCACCCCGACCGTGTCCACGAGGTAAGTACGGGAGCTACAAAAGAAGGGGGAACTCCGGTATGGCCGGAATGTTGAGGACCGAATCCGATGTGATGCTGGCTACCGCCGGCCGCGTCGACGACACAAACAGTCAGGTGCAAGGCGAGCTGTCGCGGCTGCAGTCCGTCGTAGACGGCGTGCGTAGTTCTTGGTCAGGTAGCGCCCAGGCGAGCTTTGACCAGCTTATGGCCCGGTGGAACACCTCGGCCAAACAGCTCCAGGAGGCGCTCAGCTCGATCAGCGAGACGATCCGAGGAAACGCGCGCAGCTTCGACGCAGCCGAGGCGGACAACGCGCAGTCCTTTGCGTCGGTCTCCGGCGGGTTGGCGTTGTAGTGGACTAGCAAGCCGGGAGCCGGCAGCCAAGAACGACACGTGTTCCGCAGAACGCAAAGGGGGAAATTATGGAAACGATTAAGTATCAGTTCGGCGCCATCTCAGCAGCGGCGGGAGACATCCAGTCCACCAACGGGCGGATCAACTCGCTGCTGGCCGATCTTAAAGGGCACATTGCTCCGATGGCCGCGACGTGGGAAGGCCAATCGGCTGAGGCCTACGCGCAGGCGCAGGCGCGCTGGGATCGCGCCGCGGCGGAGCTTAACGAGGTTTTGGGATCCATCTCTAGGGTCGTGGCTCACGGGAACGACCGCATGGCGGACGTGAACCGGGCGGCCGCGGCCTCGTGGGGATAGTCTGCCGAAAGTGAAAAGCCCGGGGCGCCACTGCGACGCTAGCCGGCGGGCAAGATGATGGGCCGCCTAACGGCGATCGCCCGGGCGCCTAGGTGAGACGACAACAAGACAGAAAGGAAAGAAGGTTTCGGCGGCGAGTGCGGGGGTGGGCTTGCCTTTGCCTTGCCACGCCGAACATCAGAGAACTATTCGACGTTGGAATGAGACCCGCGGGAGGAGTTGTCTTTCCCGTGGGTCTTGGCGTCGCTGAGGGTGTCCGCTTCGGCGAGTACGCGATCCTGCAGCGTAGGCGGGGCAAGTGATTTGTGTGTGCGGGTGAAAAGGAATAGGATGGCAGGCCTGTGTGTCGCGCGTTGGCGCGAGCCCCGGGTCTCCACTGGCCGCCGGGGCAGCCGCATCCGGTCTCGACCGGAGGGTGCACCATCTGGCTGGCAGTTCTTTAGACAGACTTTCAAAGGAGTCGCAAGTGACTTTCCACCCGAAGAGCGGTGACATCACCCGCAAGTGGTATGTCATCGACGCCACGGACGTGGTCCTGGGTCGCCTTGCCACCCACGCAGCGAACTTGCTGCGCGGTAAGGGCAAGCCATACTACGCCCCCAACGTCGACTGTGGCGATCACGTGATCATCATCAATGCCGATAAGGTTTCCGTCACCGGTAAGAAGCGCGATCGCGAGATGCGCTACCGGCACTCGGGCTACCCGGGTGGCCTGAAGTCCATGACCCTGGGCCGGGCTCTGGATAACTACCCGGAGCGGGCGATCGAGAAGACTGTCAAGGGCATGATGCCGCACAACAAGCTCAGCCGTCAGTCCATCAAGAAGCTGCACGTCTTTGCTGGCTCCGAGCACCCGTATGCCGGCCAGCAGCCCGAGCCCTACGAGATCAAGGTGGTGTCCCAGTGACGGAACCGATGAACAACACCGAGAACACCGACAACGTCGCCGACGCCGAGGACCTGGCTGCTGCCGCTGCCGCGACCGAAGAGTTTACCAACACCATCGGTGACGCTTTCGCCGCAGAGTCCGAGGACGCTGAGGCCGTGAGCCCGGAGCCGGCCGGTATCGAGGGTCCCATTCAGACGGTGGGTCGCCGCAAGCGCGCCATCGTTCGCGTCGTGCTTAAGCCGGGCACGGGCGAGATTTCCTGCAATGGTCGCAGCCTGGAGGAGTACTTCCCCAACAAGATCCACCAGCAGCTCATCATGAGCCCTCTGGTGCTCTTGGAGCGCACCGGGCAGTTCGATATCAAGGCCAACCTTAAGGGTGGCGGCCCCACCGGACAGGCGGGCGCGCTGCGTCTCGCGATCGCTCGCGCATTGAACAAGTACAACCCGGGCGACCGGCCCGCGCTGAAGAAGGCGGGCTTCCTTACCCGCGACGCGCGTGCTGTGGAGCGCAAGAAGGCCGGCCTGCACAAGGCTCGCCGCGCTCCGCAGTACTCGAAGCGTTAATCCCGATAAGCCGGGTTTATCGGCGCCGCTCTCCCGTCAATGGGAGGGCGGCGTTCGTCTTGGCTGCCCTCATCTTCAGTGAGAGATTTTTGGTATTCCAAATTTCAAGCATCGCCTCTTGATGCACATCGCGCACGAAGAACTTTCACTACTAAGCTTAGTCGTGATGTCACACCGAACCTTGAGATTAACCGTGACACCTGTTTTTTGACCGTCGACTCCGAATAATTCGTCATTACAGCGATCTCTGCATTAGATTTGCCGTGGCAAAGATGGTCTAACACGGTTGCTTCGATGTTTGTCAAAGAAGGGCCGATCGAAGCAGCAGTATCGTTGCGGTCAATGGGAGCGCGGGTGTGGACATCCTTAGGAAGGTAGCGGACTAGCCGCTTCATTGTCTGGGGGGAAACGAAAGTCCCGCCATTCACTACGTGCCTTATGGCGTAAGAGATT
Protein-coding sequences here:
- a CDS encoding response regulator transcription factor, whose protein sequence is MSCGHRPDSSFFFGFLHRQNRDIQVVAQATDGIEALTLLDDIIVDLVLSDLHLPNMGGLALLDKLQKRPNPPSFVAITAWDTDHNMLKVLTRGGAGYIVKSSHPQEISYAIRHVVNGGTFVSPQTMKRLVRYLPKDVHTRAPIDRNDTAASIGPSLTNIEATVLDHLCHGKSNAEIAVMTNYSESTVKKQVSRLISRFGVTSRLSLVVKVLRARCASRGDA
- a CDS encoding WXG100 family type VII secretion target; the encoded protein is MAGMLRTESDVMLATAGRVDDTNSQVQGELSRLQSVVDGVRSSWSGSAQASFDQLMARWNTSAKQLQEALSSISETIRGNARSFDAAEADNAQSFASVSGGLAL
- a CDS encoding type VII secretion-associated protein, which codes for MSWVSRTQAEEKRHPNSSALGRIREVAPASRIEATGWGDRREAANGPGEPRVARDDGGASASAQLAGLAPTLLITATEAATIFQADDEVYRNDLPLSGITHGWAIPAIVEQARQLFAETWPEIEVVVDAPEPELEALIRAFVVKGAAAYPADTVREQPLPVPDDLGGPQPGSGTAAVGRFGVFHLALVVVVLLIAGLSWWAIAATTAAPVGQESARRVPGERDAAVRSSTPAPSAPANSAPAEGPAEPTMLHELDTARLVTPAGYRARSDDGAWVLEGPDPDSRIRVVIEPTHGVPKNLVLDALREGIAHDPQLAPAPAPDSAPQAVSYTEQPGDGSQTTWASWVDAGFLISVGCQTRTSATYAQRGACALVWESVSIEEQRAG
- a CDS encoding WXG100 family type VII secretion target codes for the protein METIKYQFGAISAAAGDIQSTNGRINSLLADLKGHIAPMAATWEGQSAEAYAQAQARWDRAAAELNEVLGSISRVVAHGNDRMADVNRAAAASWG
- the rplM gene encoding 50S ribosomal protein L13, with the protein product MTFHPKSGDITRKWYVIDATDVVLGRLATHAANLLRGKGKPYYAPNVDCGDHVIIINADKVSVTGKKRDREMRYRHSGYPGGLKSMTLGRALDNYPERAIEKTVKGMMPHNKLSRQSIKKLHVFAGSEHPYAGQQPEPYEIKVVSQ
- the rpsI gene encoding 30S ribosomal protein S9, whose amino-acid sequence is MTEPMNNTENTDNVADAEDLAAAAAATEEFTNTIGDAFAAESEDAEAVSPEPAGIEGPIQTVGRRKRAIVRVVLKPGTGEISCNGRSLEEYFPNKIHQQLIMSPLVLLERTGQFDIKANLKGGGPTGQAGALRLAIARALNKYNPGDRPALKKAGFLTRDARAVERKKAGLHKARRAPQYSKR